The DNA segment TCTTGACAATCCCGCCCGCATGACCGGCCGCTCCAAGAGCTATTACATCCGGGAAGCGCTTGTCGAGCACCTCACGGATCTGGAGGCAGTGTACCTGGCAGATCATGTCAAGGAGCAGATACACAAAGGAAAGGAGAAGGTCTCCTCCCTGGAAGATGTCGAGAAACGTCTTGGCCTGGCGGATTGAGGTCACCGGGTCTGCAGAAAAGCAGCTCGGAAGGCTCGACAAGCAGGTTGCCCGCCGTATCATCAACTTTCTCCGGGAACGAATATCAACGTTGCCGAACCCGCGCGAACTTGGGAAGAGCCTGCAGGGTCCTCTCAGAGAATACTGGCCGGAAAGACGAAGCCGGACAGTGATCTCGACATTGCTGATGATGTGGACGCGAGAAAACGACGGGCAATGAGAAGACATGACAATTCCATCCCG comes from the Syntrophorhabdaceae bacterium genome and includes:
- a CDS encoding DUF6290 family protein, yielding MKTIVGVRVPDEIDERLDNPARMTGRSKSYYIREALVEHLTDLEAVYLADHVKEQIHKGKEKVSSLEDVEKRLGLAD